In the genome of Deltaproteobacteria bacterium GWC2_65_14, the window CTGGAGGTTAAGGCAGCCAAGGATTCGTCAATCCGCATGGTCTCCTCCTTCTCGGTCGGGCACTTCCACGACCTGCGGCATAATGCCGACTCCCACATGGCGATGGCGGGAGTGCCCTTGCGGACGATCGGGGAGATCCTCGGCCACAAGACCGCAGCGATGACCGAGCGGTACGCCCACCTCACCCCCGAGCACAAGAGAAAGGCGGTCGAATGCCTGCCGGATTGGGAAGCCGGGGAAAAAGATGGTCACAAAATGAAAAAGGTTACGGCCCGGGAAGCCGTAACCCGTGGTTTTCATGGTCGGGATGACTGGATTTGAACCAGCGACCCCCTGGTCCCGAACCAGGTGCTCTACCAGGCTGAGCCACATCCCGAACGACCGTGTAATGGTAGCAACGCCGCTACCGGGCCGTCAATATGTAGATCACCCCCATCACGATCAGAAGCCCCCCGAAGGCGCGCTTGAGGAAGAGGTCGGGCAGCGCGACCGTGTAGGAGGCGGAGAGGTACGACCCGGCGAGAAACCCGGCGATCAGCAGGAGGGCGGCCGCGACGTTGACATGTCCCGCCTTGTAGAACTGGAGGAAGGCCAGGATCCCGATCGGCGGAAGGAGCATCCCGAGGGAGGTCCCGACGGCCGTCTTCTGGCTGAAGCCGAAGAGGTAGACCATCGCGGGGATGACGACGACCCCGCCGCCGATCCCGAACATCCCCGACGCGGCGCCGGTGACGACCCCGACCAGCAGAAACCCGAGAAAGGTGACCGGCAAGGCGATCCCCCCCTACAGTCCCAGCGGCTCGCCGCAGACCAGCACGGAGATGTCCGAGTGAGGCGGCTTGCGCTCGATGATCGAGTAGACGCGGCAGATCCGCTGGGGATGGTCGCAGTTTTCGCAGAAGCCCGACGTGGCGCAGGGCGTCCCGAGGCCGAGCCGCTTCGTGTTCCGAGGGGCGGCCACCGATTTGATCCGCCGGATCGCCTCCGACACGCCGGCGACCACCTTCTGCCCCCCCGCGACGACGACGATCTTCTTCGGGCCGAAGGTCATCGCGTTCGTGCGGTTCCCGTTCATGTCCAGGTTCACCAGGCAGCCGTCGAGGGTGACCGCGTTGGTCCCGGTGAGGAACAGGTCGCAGGTGAGCTGGCCGAGCCGGGCCGCCGCCTTCTCCTCCTTGGGCACGCGCCCGTGGTCGAACAGCGTCTTGCCGCTCGCGGCCAGCGAATCGTAGATCCCCATCTCGGCGATCGAGGTGGAGCCGCCGAACCCGATCGTCTCCGCCTTGTCGCACTCCGTGAGCACCCGCTCCCGGACCGATTCCCTGGTGCCGTGGTACTCGGCGTCGAACCCGTTCTTCCGGAGGGCCTCGACGCATTTCTGCCCCCGGACCTCGAGCTGCCAGAGGCCGATCTCGACACGACTCATCGCTTCTCCTCCCGATGGAATGGCCGGGCGCCTCCCGGCGCTCCCTGCGCCTGGACGGAAGCCGCCGCCTTCATCCGCTTCCGCATTCCGGCGATCGTCTTCCCGTAGTCCCCTGTCCCGAAGATCCCGGAGCCGGAGACGATCACGTTGGCCCCGGCCCGCACCACCGTCTCGACGTTGTCCTCCTTGATCCCCCCGTCCACCTCGATGTCGACCGCAAGGCCGGTCCGGGAGAGCTGGGAGCGGAGGAGCTCGATCTTCCCGGTCATCGCGGGAAGGTAGTCCTGGCCGCCGAACCCCGGGTTGACGGTCATGAGCAGCACCATGTCGACGTCGGTGAGGACCCACTCGATCGCCGAAAGGGAGGTCGAAGGGTTGAGCGACACCCCCGCCTTCTTCCCCAGCTCCCGGATCCGGGCGACCGCCCGCTGCAGGTGCGGGGTCGCCTCGGCATGGACGGTGATCACGTCGGCCCCGGCCGCGGCGAAGGCCTCCAGATACTTCTCCGGCTCCACGATCATCAGATGGACGTCGAGCGGAAGCTTCGCGCACTTCCTGATCGCGGCCACCACGGGGGGGCCGATGGTGATGTTGGGGACGAACCGGCCGTCCATGACGTCGATGTGGAGCAGGTCGGCCCCCGCCTTCTCCACGGCGGCCACCTCCTCCGCGAGCCGGCCGAAGTCGGCCGACAGCAGCGACGGCGCGATGTAGTACTCCATGCGGCTTCCCCCTTACGCTGCGGTCCGGTCGATTCTACCACGCGGGCGGCGGCGGAGGGGACCCTTCTCGCCCCCGCTCCCCGCACGCGCCTGCCTCCCCGTCCGGGCCAGGATCGCCGCGAAGAACCCGTCGGTGCCGTGGCGGTGCGGCAGGAGCCGAAGATACCCTTCCGCGGTCCAGGCCTCCGCCGGGCCCTGCCATCCGGGCGGCGGCTCCCGCACCGGCAGCGCGTCCGGTCGCTCCGCCAGGAAGGACTCCACCACCTGCTCGTTCTCCTCCCGGAAGAGGGTGCAGGTGCAGTAGACCAGCAGCCCCCCCGGGCGGAGCGATTCCCAGGCGTTCGAAAGGAGCGATCGCTGGAGGCGCGCCATCCGGGCGGGATCGGCCGGAAGGAACCGCCACTTCGCGTCCGGGTTCCTGCGGATCACCCCCATCCCGGTGCACGGGGCGTCTACGAGGATCTTGTCGAACTCTCCCGCCCGCTTCGGCAGCCGGCCTCCGGAATAATCGTGGGGGCGCAGGCTCACCCCCGTGACCTGGAGACGGGAGACGGTCTGCTCCAGCGCGCGCAGCCTCCCCGGGAGATCGGTCGCGACGATCCTCGCCTTCCCGCCGGCGAGCGCCGCCAGGTGGGTCGTCTTCCCCCCCGGGGAGGCGCAGGCGTCGAGCAGCTCCTCGCCGGGGGCGGGGGAAAGCAGCGGGGCGATCAGCTGGGCCCCCTCGTCGGTCACGAGATAGCCCCCCGAGCGGAATCCCGGGTCGGCGTGCACCATGCCGGGCTCCCCCAGCACGATCCCGTCCGGCGCGAACCGGCAGGGGGAAGGATCCATCCCGGCGTTCGACAGGCGGGAGAGCAGCCCTTCCCGCGTGGTGCGGAACCGGTTCGCCCGGATGGTGAAGGGAGGGCGCTCCAGCGACGCGGCGAGGAAGGCGTCCGCCTCCTCCCGCCCGAGCGATCCGGAGAGCGCCGCGTAAAGCGCCGGGGGGGCGAAGAGCTCGACCGCGCTCCTTCCGGGCTCCTCCCCGGATCGGAGCAGCGCGCGCAGCACCGCGTTCACCAGTCCGCCGATCCGATCCCCCCGGAGCGCCTTGGCGGCTTCGACCGTCTCGTGGAGGGCGGCGCGCCCCGGCACCCGCAGGTAGAAGAGCTGGTAGGCCCCCAGCCGCAGGGCGTTGCGCGCCACCGGATCGGCCTTGTCGATCGGGCGTTCCAGGTGCAGGGAGAGGGAATGGTCGAGGATGCCGCGCCTTCGCAGCGTCCCCATCACCAGCTCCGTGAGAAGCGCACGGTCCCGCGGGTCGGCGAACCTGCGCTGCTCCCGGTCGAGGAGGATGTCGGCATAGGCCCCGCCCCGGTCGACCCGGGTCAGGACACGGAGCGCGGAAGCCCTTACCGGGATAGCCGCTCCCCCTTCCCGATGCGCCGTCCCTGCGCATACTGCCACGAGGGCATCGCCCTTCCCCCCTCCGGCTGGACCCGGGTCAGGAGGATCGATCCTTCCCCGCAGGCGACCGCGATGCCGTCCTTCCCCACCGAGAGGACCTCTCCGGGAGCGACCGCCTCCTCCCGCTTCCCTTCCCCGAGAGCGGCCGACAGGATCTTGAGCGTCCTCCCCCCGTGCATGGTGTACGCGGAGGGCCAAGGGGTCATCCCCCGGACCAGGTCCCGGATCTCCCGGGCGCTCTTCCCCCAGTCGACCGTGCCATGCTCTTTTTTCAGCATCGGGGCATAGGTCGCCTGCGAGCCGTCCTGGGGGATCTCCCGCAGGGTCCCCTCCCGGAGCTTCCCGAGCGCCTCCGCCAGCGCCTCGGCCCCGAGCCGGGAGAGCCGTTCGAACATCGTCCCGGCGGTCTCCTCCTCCCCGATCGGAATCTCCCGCGACAGGAGCATCGGCCCCGTGTCCATCCCGGCGTCCATCCGCATGATCGTCACCCCGGTCGCCGTCTCCCCCCGGACGATCGCCCAGTGGATGGGGGCCGCCCCGCGATACTTCGGCAGCAGGGAGGCATGGACGTTCACACAGAACCTCCGGGGGATTTCCAGGATCGCCTGGGGGAGGATCTGCCCGTAGGCGACCACGACGATCAGGTCGGGCCGCTCCGCCCGGATCCGCTCCACCGACTCTGGGGAGCGGGCCTTCTCCGGCTGGAAGACCGGAAGGCCGCGGCGAAGGGCCTCCTCCTTCACGGGGGACATGGCGACGGTCCTCCCCCGGCCGGCGGGGCGATCGGGGTTGGTGACGACCAGGGTGACGGTTTCCGTTTCGGCGAGCACCGCGAGGGAGGGGACGGCGAACTCCGGCGTCCCCAGGAACACCAGGCGGAAGGGGGTCACTACCTATTGGGCGGAGGCCGCCGGTTCGGTCAGCCTGTCGATGAACAGGATGCCGTCCAGGTGGTCGATCTCGTGCTGGATGGCGCGGGCGAGCAGCCCCTGCGCGCGGAGCGTCAGCGGGGATCCCTTCCCGTCCATCCCCTGGACCAGGATCGTTTCGGCGCGGGCGACCTCTCCCTCGACGCCGGGGACGCTCAGGCACCCCTCGGGGCCCTGGACGCACCCCTGGCTCTCCACGATCTCCGGGTTCACGAGCGCCAGCGGGGCCGCCTCCTCCTCGACCGGGGAGATGTCGATCACGATCACCCGCTTCCCCACGCCGATCTGCGTGGCCGCGAGGCCGACCCCGCTCGCGGCGTACATCGTCTCGAACAGGTCGCGAACCAGGGTCCGCACCGAATCGCCCACCTTCGAGACGGGAGCCGCCCTCGTCGCGAGGAAGGGATCAGGATAGGTAAGGATCGTTCTTATCATCGCCTCGTTCCTTCTTCGGCGGATAAAACCGCACGGTGTTCTTTCCGCTCTCCTTTCCCCAGTATAGCGCCCGGTCGGCGTTGCCGACAAGGAGGTCTCCGGAAATCTCGGCCCCGGGGACGATCGAGGAGACCCCGAAGGTCGCGGTCAGCGAAAGCCGGTCCCGGGAGGCCTCGAACACCCCCTCCGCGACCGCCTGCTGCGCCCGGGAGGCCGCCAGGAGGGCCTGCGCCGGCTCGGCGTCGACCAGCAGCCAGGCGAACTCGTCCCCTCCCAGCCTCGCCACGGTATCGTAGGTCCTCTTCGCGCCGGAAATCAGGGTCCCGAACTGGCGGAGCACGGAGTCCCCTTCCGGGTGCCCGTAGGTGTCGTTCACCCGCTTGAAATCGTCGATATCCATCAGGATGCAGGACAGGGGGCGGCCGATTCGCCGCGACATCTCGACGTTGCGCGCCAGGTCCAGGGAAAAGTGCCTCCGGTTGGGCAGGCCGGTCAGTTCGTCCCGCAGCGTCATCTCCCGAAGCGCCCGGTTCGCGTCCTCGAGCGACTGGTAGAGCGCCCCGTACCGCAGCAGGGGGCGGGCCTGCTCCACGAGGGCGGAGACGGAAAGGTCGGCCGGGGCGACCATGTCCACCCCCGACGCCCGGAACCGCTCCGCGCGCAGGATGGCGTTCATCCCCCCCACCAGGATGAGCGGCACTCCCAGGGCGCCCCGGCGCTCCCGGAAGCGGCGGATCGTCTCCATCTCGCCGGACGCGTTTCCGTACTCGCCGAGAAAGACCCCGGATAGATCGCCGCAGGAGAGGCGGGGGTCCAGCAGCCGGTCCCAGGAAACCGCCTCCTCGACCCGGTACCCCTCCCCGGCGAGAAACCGGGCGGCCTGCTGCAGCACGGGCCAGAGAGGCCGGGCGATCAGGACGGTGTTCCCCATGGGCGGACCCCGTGCTCCTTGCGCGGAAAGATTTCCCGCCCATTATGAAGAATAATTTCTCCGGGGGATAGTTCTCGTGATGCGGTCAGGCCGGTTTCTCCCCCTCCCGCAATCCGAGGGCCCTGGCGTTCCGAAGCGCCACAGCGGCGGTATTCGCGAAGGTGATAAGCAACTCCAGGTCTTCCCGAGCGAACGCCTCCCGCTTGTGGTGGTCGAGGTTCAGCACCCCCACCGTCTCGTCCCCCCACTGGATCGGAGCCGCCATCTCCGACCGGACCTCCGGGTTGGCCTCCACGTACCGCGGGTCGCTCCCGACGTCCGGGACCAGGACCGCCTTGCCTTCCTTCGCCACCCACCCGGTGATCCCCTCCCCGATCCGGAGAAGGATCTTCTCCTTCACCTCGGGGCCCAGCCCCCGTTCCGCCTCGATCCGGAGCAGCCCCGACTCCCGGTCGACGAGACTCACCGACCCGCTGGATGCGCCCATCAGCTCCACCGCCCGGTCGGTGACCAGCTGGAAGAGGATTTTCGGGTCCCGTTCCTCGTTCAGCGCCCTGCTGACCTCGAAAATCGCGGTGAGTTTTCTCGCTTTCCGCTCGAGCCTGGCCACCAGGTCGGCGTTCTGCAGCGTCACCCCGGCGAAGTTCGCCATCACGGAGACCAGCTTGAGGTCCCCCTCGGAGAGATCCCTCCCGTCCAGGGGGGTGGCTGCGGCCAGGATCCCCACCGGGCCGGCGGGCCCCTGGATCGGCGCCGCGAGGAACCCCTTCACGTCGAGACGGCGCATCAGCCGCAACAGGTTCCGGTCCGCCCGCCCCTCGGAGACGAGCATCGCCTCACCGCTCGACAGGATCCGGTCGAAGACCGCGGCATGGACCTCCCGGCTGTACTTCTCGAACTGCTTCCCGCGGGGGATCCCGGCGGCGGCCCGCAGGGCCAGCATCTCCTCCCCCGGGACCCGGAGCAGGAGGACACACCGCTCCATCCGCAGGATCGAGGTGGCCGCGGACACGATCAGGTCCAGGCTTTCCTGCCGGCTCCC includes:
- a CDS encoding peptide deformylase, yielding MIRTILTYPDPFLATRAAPVSKVGDSVRTLVRDLFETMYAASGVGLAATQIGVGKRVIVIDISPVEEEAAPLALVNPEIVESQGCVQGPEGCLSVPGVEGEVARAETILVQGMDGKGSPLTLRAQGLLARAIQHEIDHLDGILFIDRLTEPAASAQ
- a CDS encoding 16S rRNA (cytosine(967)-C(5))-methyltransferase codes for the protein MAVCAGTAHREGGAAIPVRASALRVLTRVDRGGAYADILLDREQRRFADPRDRALLTELVMGTLRRRGILDHSLSLHLERPIDKADPVARNALRLGAYQLFYLRVPGRAALHETVEAAKALRGDRIGGLVNAVLRALLRSGEEPGRSAVELFAPPALYAALSGSLGREEADAFLAASLERPPFTIRANRFRTTREGLLSRLSNAGMDPSPCRFAPDGIVLGEPGMVHADPGFRSGGYLVTDEGAQLIAPLLSPAPGEELLDACASPGGKTTHLAALAGGKARIVATDLPGRLRALEQTVSRLQVTGVSLRPHDYSGGRLPKRAGEFDKILVDAPCTGMGVIRRNPDAKWRFLPADPARMARLQRSLLSNAWESLRPGGLLVYCTCTLFREENEQVVESFLAERPDALPVREPPPGWQGPAEAWTAEGYLRLLPHRHGTDGFFAAILARTGRQARAGSGGEKGPLRRRPRGRIDRTAA
- a CDS encoding methionyl-tRNA formyltransferase is translated as MTPFRLVFLGTPEFAVPSLAVLAETETVTLVVTNPDRPAGRGRTVAMSPVKEEALRRGLPVFQPEKARSPESVERIRAERPDLIVVVAYGQILPQAILEIPRRFCVNVHASLLPKYRGAAPIHWAIVRGETATGVTIMRMDAGMDTGPMLLSREIPIGEEETAGTMFERLSRLGAEALAEALGKLREGTLREIPQDGSQATYAPMLKKEHGTVDWGKSAREIRDLVRGMTPWPSAYTMHGGRTLKILSAALGEGKREEAVAPGEVLSVGKDGIAVACGEGSILLTRVQPEGGRAMPSWQYAQGRRIGKGERLSR
- a CDS encoding ribulose-phosphate 3-epimerase, whose protein sequence is MEYYIAPSLLSADFGRLAEEVAAVEKAGADLLHIDVMDGRFVPNITIGPPVVAAIRKCAKLPLDVHLMIVEPEKYLEAFAAAGADVITVHAEATPHLQRAVARIRELGKKAGVSLNPSTSLSAIEWVLTDVDMVLLMTVNPGFGGQDYLPAMTGKIELLRSQLSRTGLAVDIEVDGGIKEDNVETVVRAGANVIVSGSGIFGTGDYGKTIAGMRKRMKAAASVQAQGAPGGARPFHREEKR
- a CDS encoding permease, which translates into the protein MFGIGGGVVVIPAMVYLFGFSQKTAVGTSLGMLLPPIGILAFLQFYKAGHVNVAAALLLIAGFLAGSYLSASYTVALPDLFLKRAFGGLLIVMGVIYILTAR